In Selenomonas dianae, a genomic segment contains:
- a CDS encoding Rpn family recombination-promoting nuclease/putative transposase, giving the protein MRQTKRTYKDSLFRDIFNNEKRLSEVYTSLAGEPTEPSEIRITTMDETFFSSEKNDVSFLVRDRHIVLLEHQSTVNENMPLRLLWYIAELYRQYVDPKAPYRAKRIPLPAPKFYVLYNGKAAMPQEWRLRLSDAFGGAADVLELVVDVFNINAGAGHELLEHCAPLRAYSAFVAQVRALARAGKLLAEAVPEAIRYCIENNYLPDYFTEKLEKEVFDMVNFEWDEELARQVRAEEAWEDGMERGMQQGMQQALASSIDNLMKSMNFSVEKAMDVLQIPVAERAKYAALVRS; this is encoded by the coding sequence ATGAGACAGACAAAACGTACCTACAAAGATTCGCTCTTCCGGGATATTTTCAACAACGAAAAGCGTCTGTCCGAGGTCTATACATCACTTGCAGGCGAGCCGACAGAGCCCTCCGAGATTCGGATCACCACGATGGATGAGACGTTTTTCAGCAGTGAGAAAAATGACGTGAGCTTTCTCGTGCGGGATCGCCACATTGTTCTGCTTGAGCATCAGAGTACGGTGAATGAGAATATGCCGCTGCGTCTGCTCTGGTACATCGCCGAACTCTATCGTCAATACGTCGATCCCAAAGCCCCCTATCGGGCAAAACGTATCCCTCTTCCCGCCCCGAAATTCTACGTTCTCTACAACGGGAAGGCGGCGATGCCGCAGGAGTGGCGGCTGCGGTTGTCCGATGCCTTTGGTGGAGCAGCGGATGTGTTGGAGCTGGTTGTCGATGTCTTCAATATCAATGCGGGGGCAGGACACGAACTCCTTGAACACTGTGCTCCGCTCCGTGCGTACAGTGCCTTTGTTGCACAGGTACGCGCCTTGGCACGGGCGGGAAAACTCCTTGCGGAAGCAGTTCCTGAGGCAATTCGCTATTGCATCGAAAACAATTACTTGCCGGACTATTTTACGGAGAAATTGGAAAAGGAGGTCTTTGACATGGTGAATTTCGAGTGGGACGAAGAACTCGCGCGTCAGGTGCGTGCTGAGGAAGCGTGGGAAGATGGCATGGAGCGCGGAATGCAGCAGGGGATGCAGCAGGCGCTTGCCTCCTCCATTGACAATCTGATGAAGAGCATGAACTTTTCCGTGGAAAAGGCGATGGACGTGCTGCAAATCCCCGTGGCAGAACGCGCGAAGTATGCGGCACTGGTACGCAGTTGA
- the hypD gene encoding hydrogenase formation protein HypD, translated as MTAVQETQQLAAAMIKEMRAVLASHGKAIRIMEVCGTHTVAIFRAGLRQILPEGIELVSGPGCPVCVTADDYIDAAIAYAGMADVIITTFGDMLKVPGTRSSLAAAQAQGADVRIVYTPLDALTIAAENPSKQVVFLAVGFETTAPTEAAAVLAAKAQGRGNFFLLSAQKLVPPVMRALLDGGETHVDGFLLPGHVAVVTGTDAFAFLAQDYHIPGVVGGFAPLEILRALHQIVRQIGAGEARIENAYESVVRRAGNPVARAAMERVYEPAAVRWRGLGMIPASGLSMREEYAAFDFARVRPLVIDVGGDGRHGCRCGEVLRGAIVPRDCALFGRACVPEHAIGPCMVSVEGTCAAWYKYGGGKFRYGA; from the coding sequence ATGACGGCTGTGCAGGAGACGCAGCAGCTTGCGGCGGCAATGATCAAAGAGATGCGGGCGGTGCTCGCATCGCACGGCAAAGCCATCCGCATTATGGAGGTCTGCGGCACGCATACGGTTGCGATTTTCCGTGCGGGACTGCGGCAGATTTTGCCCGAGGGCATCGAGCTGGTCTCGGGTCCCGGCTGCCCCGTCTGCGTGACAGCGGACGACTACATCGATGCGGCGATTGCGTATGCGGGGATGGCGGATGTCATCATCACGACGTTCGGCGATATGCTGAAGGTGCCGGGGACGCGCTCAAGCCTTGCCGCGGCGCAGGCGCAGGGCGCGGATGTCCGCATCGTCTACACGCCGCTTGATGCGCTCACGATTGCGGCGGAAAACCCGAGCAAGCAGGTTGTATTCCTTGCCGTCGGATTTGAAACGACCGCCCCGACCGAGGCGGCGGCGGTGCTCGCAGCGAAGGCACAGGGGCGCGGGAACTTCTTTTTGCTGTCTGCGCAAAAGCTTGTCCCGCCCGTGATGCGTGCGCTCCTCGATGGTGGTGAGACGCACGTTGACGGATTCCTCCTGCCGGGACACGTTGCGGTGGTGACGGGGACGGATGCCTTTGCGTTCCTCGCGCAGGACTACCATATCCCCGGCGTTGTGGGCGGCTTTGCCCCGCTTGAAATTCTGCGTGCCCTGCATCAGATCGTGCGTCAGATTGGCGCAGGGGAGGCGCGCATTGAGAACGCCTACGAGAGTGTTGTGCGGCGGGCGGGCAATCCGGTCGCGCGTGCGGCGATGGAGCGCGTCTATGAACCTGCGGCGGTGCGCTGGCGCGGGCTGGGGATGATCCCTGCCTCGGGGCTTTCGATGCGGGAGGAATATGCAGCGTTCGACTTTGCCCGCGTGCGCCCGCTCGTGATCGACGTGGGCGGCGACGGGCGGCACGGCTGCCGTTGCGGCGAGGTGCTGCGCGGTGCCATCGTGCCGCGCGACTGCGCTCTCTTTGGCAGGGCTTGTGTACCGGAACACGCGATTGGCCCCTGCATGGTGTCGGTCGAGGGGACGTGTGCCGCATGGTACAAATACGGGGGAGGAAAATTCCGCTATGGAGCATGA
- a CDS encoding HypC/HybG/HupF family hydrogenase formation chaperone: MCLAVPAKIVDIQDQLASVEVSGVRRAASLMLLPEAAVGDYVLVHAGFAMQVVEADEAERIEALRAEMHGAPRTVEALS, encoded by the coding sequence ATGTGTTTAGCAGTTCCTGCAAAAATCGTTGACATACAGGATCAGCTTGCCTCGGTGGAGGTGAGCGGGGTGCGCCGCGCGGCAAGCCTCATGTTGCTGCCCGAGGCGGCGGTGGGGGACTATGTGCTCGTTCATGCAGGCTTTGCAATGCAGGTTGTAGAGGCGGATGAGGCGGAGCGCATCGAGGCGCTGCGGGCGGAGATGCACGGTGCGCCGCGTACGGTGGAGGCACTTTCATGA
- a CDS encoding LysR family transcriptional regulator has protein sequence MTLVQMRYFYEVCQWQNITKAAEHLHVSQPTVTVAMQALEAETGLNLFHREGRKITVTTDGAKLLGKVSYILTEVARLDDEIRDMAHRHAKVRIAMPLQLGVVFLPHILGNFRREHPEIDLEIIETGGVSALQMVEEEKLDFALTNYTVDFSARLTYAKLFDCECTFVTRKDHSFARRHSLSITDLRDEPLIMLDSNFFVDRLVQDAYGRAGEKPNVVHYSPYLHTVKNLVHAGIGSTFLARPSVLPSDNFVQIPLIDPIFINSGLVTKKGRQTFDDVRLVMTYLRGLAKELLGDGKKG, from the coding sequence ATGACATTGGTACAGATGCGGTATTTCTACGAGGTCTGCCAGTGGCAGAACATTACGAAGGCGGCGGAGCACCTGCACGTCTCGCAGCCGACCGTCACCGTCGCCATGCAGGCGCTTGAGGCGGAGACGGGGCTGAACCTGTTCCACCGCGAGGGACGCAAGATCACGGTGACGACGGACGGGGCGAAACTCCTCGGTAAGGTCTCCTACATCCTCACGGAGGTTGCGCGTCTGGACGATGAGATCCGCGATATGGCGCACCGTCATGCGAAGGTGCGGATTGCGATGCCGCTGCAGCTCGGCGTGGTGTTCCTGCCGCACATCCTCGGGAACTTCCGCCGCGAGCACCCCGAGATCGACCTTGAGATCATCGAGACGGGCGGCGTGAGCGCGCTCCAGATGGTCGAGGAGGAAAAACTGGACTTTGCGCTGACAAACTACACCGTCGATTTCAGCGCACGCCTGACGTATGCGAAACTCTTTGACTGCGAGTGTACCTTTGTCACGCGAAAGGATCACTCCTTTGCGCGGCGGCATTCGCTCAGCATCACAGATCTCCGGGACGAACCGCTCATCATGCTCGACAGCAACTTCTTCGTTGACCGCCTCGTACAGGATGCCTACGGGCGTGCGGGCGAAAAGCCGAACGTCGTCCACTACTCGCCCTACCTCCACACCGTCAAGAACCTCGTGCACGCGGGCATCGGATCGACATTCCTCGCGCGGCCGTCCGTGCTGCCGTCGGACAACTTCGTCCAGATCCCGCTGATTGATCCCATCTTTATCAACAGCGGTCTTGTTACGAAAAAAGGCCGCCAGACCTTTGACGACGTGCGCCTCGTCATGACCTATCTGCGCGGCCTCGCAAAGGAACTCCTCGGCGACGGGAAGAAGGGATGA
- the prfB gene encoding peptide chain release factor 2, translating to MLEDLKPILNDLGEKLDQMRISLEIPAKEEKIAELEYKMGEPSFWDDAAAAQQLNQELAALKGGVDTYRDLKAKYEDAETLYEMGIEEGDASMEGDIRAELTLIAEGLETLQLEVLLSGAYDANNAILTLHAGAGGTEAQDWTQMLLRMYGRWAERHGFTVDTADLQPGEEAGVKSATLFIKGHNAYGFLKSEKGVHRLVRISPFDAQARRHTSFSACDVMPEIDDAVEVPINMDDVRVDYFRASGAGGQHINKTSSAVRMTHEPTGIVVQCQNERSQLQNKEQCLKMLRAKLFELEQEKKEEEIAKLEGVQQKIEWGSQIRSYVFQPYTMVKDVRTNAETGNVQAVMDGELDPFIRAYLNAKANHEI from the coding sequence ATGCTGGAAGATCTGAAACCGATACTGAACGATCTGGGTGAAAAGCTCGATCAGATGCGCATTTCTCTGGAGATCCCCGCGAAGGAGGAGAAGATCGCCGAGCTTGAGTACAAGATGGGCGAGCCATCCTTTTGGGACGATGCGGCGGCGGCGCAGCAGTTGAATCAGGAGCTCGCCGCGCTGAAGGGCGGCGTGGACACCTACCGTGACCTCAAGGCGAAGTACGAGGATGCCGAGACGCTCTACGAGATGGGGATTGAGGAGGGCGATGCCTCGATGGAGGGCGACATCCGCGCGGAGCTGACCCTCATCGCGGAGGGGCTGGAGACGCTTCAGCTTGAGGTGCTGCTCTCGGGCGCGTACGACGCGAACAACGCGATCCTTACCCTCCACGCGGGCGCAGGCGGGACGGAGGCGCAGGACTGGACGCAGATGCTGCTGCGGATGTACGGACGCTGGGCGGAGCGGCACGGCTTCACGGTCGATACCGCCGACCTGCAGCCGGGCGAGGAGGCGGGCGTGAAGTCCGCAACGCTCTTTATCAAGGGACACAATGCCTACGGCTTCTTAAAGTCGGAGAAGGGCGTTCACCGCCTCGTCCGCATCTCCCCGTTTGACGCGCAGGCGCGGCGGCACACCTCGTTCTCCGCGTGCGATGTTATGCCGGAAATTGACGATGCCGTGGAAGTCCCCATCAATATGGACGATGTGCGCGTCGACTACTTCCGCGCGAGCGGCGCGGGCGGGCAGCACATCAACAAGACCTCATCCGCCGTGCGCATGACACACGAGCCGACGGGCATTGTCGTGCAGTGCCAGAACGAGCGCTCGCAGCTGCAGAACAAGGAGCAGTGCCTCAAGATGCTCCGCGCAAAACTCTTTGAACTCGAACAGGAGAAGAAGGAAGAGGAGATCGCAAAACTCGAAGGCGTGCAGCAGAAAATTGAGTGGGGCAGCCAGATCCGCTCCTATGTGTTCCAGCCGTACACGATGGTGAAGGACGTGCGGACGAACGCCGAGACGGGCAACGTGCAGGCGGTCATGGACGGGGAGTTGGATCCCTTCATCCGCGCGTATCTGAACGCAAAGGCAAATCACGAGATCTGA
- the hypE gene encoding hydrogenase expression/formation protein HypE gives MEHEVITLAHGAGGQAGHALMEEVVLPELGNTILNTLHDGAVLPLTGRAAFTTDSYVVQPHFFPGGSIGRLAVCGTVNDLAMTGAVPRWLSLAVILEEGFPIATLRRIVRDIRTAAEEAGVLIVTGDTKVVPRGCGDGIYINTAGVGELIAGADIAPTNIKAGMDIIVSGTLGDHAATVMAARHNLTLPPEIQSDSAPLCHLTAAMLAAAPSIAVLRDPTRGGVAASLNELAGAAGVGILLDEAAIPVHPAVQGVCDILGFDPLTLANEGKLLAFVPPEDTARVLAVMHADPHGRSACVIGRTTAEAAGTVGLRTALGGIRVVEMPLGELVPRIC, from the coding sequence ATGGAGCATGAGGTCATCACACTTGCGCACGGTGCGGGCGGACAGGCAGGTCACGCGCTGATGGAGGAGGTCGTGTTGCCGGAGCTCGGCAATACGATTCTCAATACGCTGCATGACGGCGCTGTCCTGCCGCTCACGGGACGCGCGGCGTTTACCACGGACTCCTATGTTGTGCAGCCGCATTTCTTCCCCGGTGGGAGCATCGGGCGGCTCGCGGTCTGCGGGACGGTCAACGATCTCGCGATGACGGGGGCAGTCCCACGCTGGCTCTCGCTCGCCGTGATCCTTGAGGAGGGCTTTCCCATCGCCACGCTGCGCCGCATCGTGCGCGACATCCGCACGGCGGCGGAGGAGGCGGGCGTTCTCATCGTCACGGGGGATACGAAGGTCGTGCCGCGCGGCTGCGGCGACGGCATCTACATCAACACGGCGGGCGTCGGGGAGCTGATCGCGGGCGCGGACATCGCTCCGACGAACATCAAGGCGGGCATGGACATCATCGTCTCGGGGACGCTCGGCGACCATGCGGCGACGGTCATGGCGGCGCGGCACAATCTGACGCTCCCGCCCGAAATACAGAGCGACAGTGCGCCGCTCTGCCATCTGACGGCGGCGATGCTCGCGGCGGCACCGTCCATCGCCGTCCTGCGCGACCCGACGCGCGGCGGCGTGGCGGCATCGCTGAACGAACTGGCGGGCGCGGCGGGCGTCGGCATCCTGCTGGACGAGGCGGCGATCCCCGTGCATCCCGCCGTGCAGGGGGTCTGTGACATCCTCGGGTTCGACCCGCTGACGCTTGCGAACGAGGGGAAACTCCTCGCCTTTGTCCCGCCCGAGGACACGGCGCGTGTTCTTGCGGTGATGCACGCCGATCCGCACGGACGCAGTGCCTGCGTGATCGGACGTACGACGGCGGAGGCGGCGGGAACGGTCGGGTTGCGCACCGCGCTCGGCGGCATCCGCGTGGTGGAGATGCCGCTCGGGGAGCTTGTGCCTCGGATTTGCTGA
- the secA gene encoding preprotein translocase subunit SecA: MFGISSILKRFLGDNNDKEIARYRGIVEQINALEPQMTNLTDDKLTGYTRKFREQLAEGVTMEEILPEAFAVVRETSRRVLGMRHFDVQMIGGICLHEGRIAEMRTGEGKTLVATTAVYLNALEGKGVHVVTVNDYLARRDSEWMGKLYRYLGLSVGLIAHNMDFPERKAAYAADVTFGTNNEFGFDYLRDNMVLSEAQMVQRPLHYAIVDEVDSILIDEARTPLIISGPGTKSTDNYRVMAEAVRHLKEGEDYTVDEKQKTVAPADSAVPKIEKIVGITNLYAPENIELSHCFTAALRAKALMHRDRDYVVKGDEIVIVDEFTGRLMEGRRYSDGLHQAIEAKEGVKIQRESQTLASITFQNYFRMYEKLAGMTGTAKTEENEFLKIYNLPVIVIPTNKPVQRIDEPDVIYKTKAAKYRAVGNAVKEIHETGQPVLIGTTSITQSEEMSHVLKRNGIPHVVLNAKFHEKEAEIVANAGQKGAVTIATNMAGRGTDIKLGEGVEALGGLYIVGTERHESRRIDNQLRGRSGRQGDPGASKFFLSLEDDLMRLFASDRIAGIMDRLGMEEDEPIEHAIITRSIEHAQKKVEARNFDIRKHVLEYDDVMNQQREVIYGERRKILKGENLRENILAMVKHIIKDEMTQYANEKLYPEEWQLDALIEDAEKVYAPKGRLKKAELEALARDEIQEELEKIAEEGYKNRELMFGEENMRELEKVVMLRVVDQKWMDHLDHMDMLREGINLRAYGQRNPLVEYKIEALTMFEEMEASIMDQIASLMYHVSIVTPQAAPPAAPVAEDGTPRPAPVMDEGAQRRAEQLLARERSKLEDHLSTARASHGDESAPAEAKSAKKDESGKKVGRNDPCPCGSGKKYKNCHGKNK; this comes from the coding sequence TTGTTCGGAATATCTTCGATTCTCAAACGCTTTCTCGGCGACAACAATGACAAGGAGATCGCGCGCTACCGTGGCATTGTTGAGCAGATTAACGCGCTCGAACCTCAGATGACGAACCTCACGGACGACAAGCTCACGGGCTACACGCGCAAATTCCGCGAGCAGCTCGCAGAGGGCGTGACGATGGAGGAGATCCTGCCCGAGGCGTTCGCCGTTGTACGCGAGACCTCGCGACGCGTGCTCGGGATGCGTCATTTCGACGTGCAGATGATCGGTGGCATCTGCCTCCACGAGGGGCGGATCGCGGAGATGCGCACAGGCGAGGGCAAGACCCTCGTCGCGACGACGGCGGTCTACCTCAACGCGCTGGAGGGCAAGGGCGTCCACGTCGTCACGGTCAACGACTACCTCGCACGGCGCGACAGCGAGTGGATGGGCAAGCTCTACCGCTACCTCGGGCTTTCGGTCGGTCTCATCGCGCACAACATGGACTTCCCCGAGCGCAAGGCGGCGTATGCGGCGGACGTGACGTTCGGCACGAACAACGAGTTCGGCTTTGACTACCTGCGCGACAACATGGTGCTCTCCGAGGCGCAGATGGTGCAGCGTCCGCTGCACTACGCCATTGTGGACGAGGTGGACTCCATCCTCATCGACGAGGCGCGTACCCCGCTCATCATCTCAGGACCCGGCACAAAGTCCACGGACAACTACCGCGTCATGGCGGAGGCGGTGCGCCACCTGAAGGAGGGCGAGGACTACACGGTCGACGAGAAGCAGAAGACCGTCGCGCCCGCCGACTCCGCCGTACCCAAAATTGAAAAAATCGTCGGCATCACAAACCTCTACGCACCCGAGAACATCGAGCTTTCGCACTGCTTTACGGCGGCATTGCGCGCGAAGGCGCTGATGCACCGCGACCGCGACTACGTTGTCAAGGGCGACGAGATTGTGATTGTGGACGAGTTCACGGGTCGTCTGATGGAGGGACGGCGCTACTCCGACGGGCTTCATCAGGCGATTGAGGCGAAGGAGGGCGTGAAGATCCAGCGTGAGTCGCAGACCCTCGCGAGCATCACCTTCCAGAACTACTTCCGTATGTACGAGAAACTCGCGGGCATGACGGGTACGGCAAAGACCGAGGAAAACGAGTTCCTAAAGATCTACAACCTGCCCGTTATCGTTATCCCGACGAACAAGCCCGTACAGCGCATCGACGAGCCGGACGTGATCTACAAGACGAAGGCGGCGAAGTACCGCGCCGTCGGAAATGCGGTCAAGGAGATCCACGAAACGGGGCAGCCCGTCCTCATCGGCACGACCTCCATCACGCAGTCCGAGGAGATGTCGCACGTCCTCAAAAGGAATGGCATCCCGCACGTCGTTCTGAATGCGAAGTTCCACGAAAAGGAAGCCGAGATCGTCGCAAATGCGGGGCAAAAGGGCGCGGTTACCATCGCCACGAATATGGCGGGACGCGGCACGGACATCAAGCTCGGCGAGGGTGTCGAGGCACTTGGCGGACTATACATTGTTGGTACAGAGCGCCACGAATCGCGGCGCATTGACAATCAGCTGCGCGGACGTTCGGGTCGTCAGGGCGATCCCGGCGCGTCGAAGTTCTTCCTCTCGCTGGAGGACGATCTGATGCGTCTCTTTGCCTCTGACCGCATCGCGGGCATCATGGACCGCCTCGGCATGGAGGAGGATGAGCCGATCGAGCACGCGATCATCACGCGCTCCATCGAGCACGCACAGAAGAAGGTCGAGGCACGCAACTTCGACATCCGCAAGCACGTCCTTGAGTACGACGATGTCATGAATCAGCAGCGCGAAGTCATCTACGGTGAGCGCAGGAAGATCCTCAAGGGTGAGAACCTGCGCGAGAACATCCTCGCGATGGTGAAACACATCATCAAGGACGAGATGACGCAGTACGCGAACGAAAAACTCTACCCCGAGGAGTGGCAGCTCGATGCGCTCATCGAGGACGCAGAGAAGGTCTATGCGCCGAAGGGGCGGCTCAAAAAGGCGGAGCTGGAGGCACTGGCACGCGACGAGATCCAAGAGGAATTGGAAAAGATCGCCGAGGAGGGCTACAAGAACCGTGAGCTGATGTTCGGCGAGGAGAATATGCGCGAGCTGGAAAAGGTCGTCATGCTCCGCGTCGTGGATCAGAAGTGGATGGATCACCTCGACCACATGGATATGCTGCGTGAGGGCATCAACTTGCGTGCGTATGGACAGCGCAACCCTCTCGTTGAGTATAAGATCGAGGCGCTGACGATGTTCGAGGAGATGGAGGCATCCATCATGGATCAGATTGCCTCCCTCATGTACCATGTGAGCATCGTCACGCCGCAGGCCGCACCACCCGCCGCCCCCGTGGCGGAGGACGGCACGCCGCGCCCCGCACCCGTCATGGACGAGGGCGCACAGCGGCGCGCGGAGCAGCTGCTCGCACGCGAGCGGTCAAAGCTTGAGGATCACCTCTCGACCGCACGTGCCTCGCACGGCGACGAGTCCGCGCCCGCCGAGGCAAAGAGTGCGAAGAAGGACGAGAGCGGCAAAAAGGTCGGGCGCAACGATCCGTGTCCCTGCGGCAGCGGCAAGAAGTATAAGAACTGCCACGGGAAGAATAAGTAG
- a CDS encoding DUF2993 domain-containing protein, translating to MQKISAGILLVIFFFVCIIFMLPHTITTMVMDGLRERTGAEDVQLSITDSPRIVFGEIGALDCVIREGRIGKVFVRELTVTGTNLRFDMKRLFIEQQLILTAAESVEMRGVVDADAIRELITNAAEKFTNVAVTVRPGSVLATAKTRAFGQVFDVTLEGGFVVESGDLYYKARHIAARGMGLNALSIDGLFPDVLVARADALPFGLAFEAVEEKDGVVILTAGK from the coding sequence ATGCAAAAAATATCGGCCGGCATCCTGCTCGTTATTTTCTTTTTCGTCTGCATCATCTTCATGCTGCCGCACACGATCACAACGATGGTGATGGACGGGCTGCGTGAGCGCACGGGCGCGGAGGATGTGCAGCTGTCGATTACGGACAGCCCGCGCATCGTCTTTGGCGAGATCGGGGCTCTCGACTGCGTGATCCGAGAGGGGCGCATCGGCAAGGTGTTCGTGCGCGAACTGACCGTCACGGGGACGAACCTGCGCTTTGATATGAAGCGGCTTTTCATCGAGCAGCAGCTGATCCTCACCGCGGCGGAGAGCGTGGAGATGCGCGGCGTGGTGGATGCGGATGCGATTCGCGAGCTCATCACGAATGCGGCGGAGAAATTCACCAATGTCGCCGTTACCGTCCGTCCCGGCAGCGTCCTCGCCACGGCAAAGACGCGTGCCTTCGGACAGGTGTTCGATGTGACGCTTGAGGGGGGCTTTGTCGTCGAGAGCGGCGATCTCTACTACAAGGCGCGGCACATCGCCGCACGCGGCATGGGGCTGAACGCGCTCAGCATCGACGGGCTCTTCCCCGATGTGCTCGTCGCGCGTGCTGATGCGCTGCCGTTCGGGCTCGCGTTCGAGGCCGTCGAGGAGAAGGACGGCGTGGTGATCCTCACGGCGGGGAAATAA